The following are encoded in a window of Pelecanus crispus isolate bPelCri1 chromosome 6, bPelCri1.pri, whole genome shotgun sequence genomic DNA:
- the ZDHHC5 gene encoding palmitoyltransferase ZDHHC5 isoform X1, with translation MPAASGKRFKPSKYVPVSAAAIFLVGATTLFFAFTCPGLSLYISPVIPIYNAVVFLFVLANFSMATFMDPGIFPRAEEDEDKEDDFRAPLYKTVEIKGIQVRMKWCATCRFYRPPRCSHCSVCDNCVEEFDHHCPWVNNCIGRRNYRYFFLFLLSLTTHIMGVFGFGLLYVLYQVEELSGVRMAVTMVVMCVAGLFFIPVAGLTGFHVVLVARGRTTNEQVTGKFRGGVNPFTNGCCKNVSRVLCSSPAPRYLGRPKAEQTVLVRPPFLRPDVSDGQITVKIMDNGIQTELKRTKVRKVGFSGPCVGAFHGAQGCKPASSKGSLEVTESQSADAEPPPPPKPDLSRYTGLRTHLTLATTEDSSLLGKDSPPTPTMYKYRPGYSSSSSSAALPHSTSAKLSRVNSLKEPNSICESSRKPSYRSEPSLEPESFRSPTFGKSFHFDPLSSGSRSSSLKSAQGTGFEMGHLQSIRSEGTTSTSYKSLVNQTRNGSLSYDSLLTPSDSPDFESVQAGPEPDPPVGYTSPFLSARIAQQRETDLHGRFAGAVSPKHAPPREPSPVRYDNLSRHIVASIQEREKLLQQPPAPGKDEDAGLADSGIQSTPGSSNAPRTSSSSDDSKRSPLGKNPLTRPAPPRFGKPEPPSVLRARSLGSPDQPAAPHLGKSVSYSSQKPASQASVPETEEVALQPLLAPKDEVQMRTAYSKSNGQPKSLGSAPPGPGQVPLSSPTRGGVKKVSGVGGTTYEISV, from the exons ATGCCCAGGGCTCAGCTTGTACATCTCCCCAGTCATTCCCATCTACAATGCCGTCGTCTTCCTCTTCGTGCTGGCCAACTTCAGTATGGCCACCTTCATGGACCCAGGCATATTCCCGCGAG CTGAGGAGGACGAGGACAAGGAGGACGACTTCCGAGCTCCGCTCTACAAGACGGTGGAGATCAAGGGCATTCAGGTGCGCATGAAATGGTGCGCGACCTGCCGCTTCTACCGGCCGCCGCGCTGCTCCCACTGCAGCGTCTGCGACAACTGTGTGGAG GAGTTTGACCATCACTGCCCCTGGGTCAACAACTGCATCGGGCGGCGCAATTACCGttacttcttcctcttcttgctgtcGCTCACCACGCACATCATGGGGGTGTTTGGCTTCGGCCTGCTCTACGTCCTCTACCAGGTGGAGGAGCTCTCCGGCGTCCGCATGGCGGTCAC TATGGTGGTGATGTGCGTGGCCGGCTTATTCTTCATTCCTGTCGCTGGCCTTACGGGGTTCCACGTGGTGCTCGTGGCGAGGGGCCGTACCACCAACGAACAG GTGACAGGCAAGTTCCGCGGTGGTGTCAACCCCTTCACCAACGGTTGCTGTAAGAATGTCAGCCGGGtcctctgcagctccccagcccccag GTACCTCGGGCGCCCAAAGGCCGAGCAGACGGTGCTGGTGAGACCCCCCTTCTTGCGGCCTGACGTGTCAGATGGTCAGATCACTGTCAAGATCATGGACAACGGTATCCAGACAGAGCTGAAGAGGACAAAGGTGAGGAAGGTGGGGTTTAGCGGTCCCTGCGTTGGGGCCTTCCATGGAGCCCAGGGGTGCAAGCCTGCATCC TCCAAAGGAAGCCTGGAGGTGACGGAGAGCCAGTCTGCTGACGCCgaaccaccccccccacctaAGCCAGACCTCAGCCGCTACACGGGCCTGAGGACACACTTAACCCTGGCCACCACCGAGG ACAGCAGCTTGCTAGGCAAGGACAGCCCCCCGACTCCCACCATGTACAAGTACCGGCCCggctacagcagcagcagcagctcggcAGCCTTGCCCCACTCCACCAGCGCCAAG CTGAGCCGAGTGAACAGCTTGAAGGAGCCCAACTCCATCTGCGAGAGCAGCCGCAAGCCCAGCTACCGCTCGGAGCCGAGCCTGGAGCCCGAGAGCTTCCGCTCGCCCACCTTCGGCAAGAGCTTTCACTTCGATCCGCTCTCCAGTGGCTCCCGCTCCTCCAGCCTCAAGTCGGCCCAGGGCACGGGCTTTGAGATGGGCCACCTCCAGTCCATCCGCTCGGAGGGCACCACCTCCACCTCCTACAAGAGCCTGGTGAACCAGACACGCAATGGCAGCCTGTCCTACGACAGCCTGCTCACGCCCTCTGACAGCCCCGACTTCGAGTCGGTGCAGGCGGGCCCAGAGCCCGACCCGCCGGTGGGTTACACCTCGCCCTTCCTCTCGGCCCGCATCGCCCAGCAGAGAGAGACCGACCTGCACGGCCGCTTCGCCGGCGCCGTCTCCCCCAAGCACGCGCCGCCCCGCGAGCCCTCGCCCGTGCGCTATGACAATCTCTCCCGCCACATCGTGGCCTCCATTCAGGAGCgggagaagctgctgcagcagccgccggccccgggcaaAGACGAGGATGCGGGGCTGGCGGACTCGGGCATCCAGTCGACACCGGGCTCCAGCAATGCGCCCCGCACCAGCTCTTCCTCGGACGATTCGAAGCGCTCGCCCCTGGGCAAGAACCCACTCAcccgcccagccccgccccgcTTCGGCAAGCCCGAGCCCCCCAGCGTGCTCCGGGCACGCTCCCTGGGCTCCCCCGACcagcccgccgccccccacctGGGCAAATCCGTGTCTTACAGCAGCCAAAAACCAGCCTCTCAGGCCAGCGTCCCCGAGACGGAGGAGGTGGCCTTGCAGCCCTTACTGGCACCAAA ggacGAGGTGCAGATGAGAACAGCCTACAGCAAGTCCAACGGGCAGCCCAAGAGCCTGGGCtcggcccccccgggcccggggcaGGTGCCCCTCAGCAGCCCCACCCGTGGAGGCGTCAAGAAGGTTTCTGGCGTGGGGGGGACCACCTACGAGATCTCGGTATGA
- the ZDHHC5 gene encoding palmitoyltransferase ZDHHC5 isoform X2, with protein MPAASGKRFKPSKYVPVSAAAIFLVGATTLFFAFTCPGLSLYISPVIPIYNAVVFLFVLANFSMATFMDPGIFPRAEEDEDKEDDFRAPLYKTVEIKGIQVRMKWCATCRFYRPPRCSHCSVCDNCVEEFDHHCPWVNNCIGRRNYRYFFLFLLSLTTHIMGVFGFGLLYVLYQVEELSGVRMAVTMVVMCVAGLFFIPVAGLTGFHVVLVARGRTTNEQVTGKFRGGVNPFTNGCCKNVSRVLCSSPAPRYLGRPKAEQTVLVRPPFLRPDVSDGQITVKIMDNGIQTELKRTKSKGSLEVTESQSADAEPPPPPKPDLSRYTGLRTHLTLATTEDSSLLGKDSPPTPTMYKYRPGYSSSSSSAALPHSTSAKLSRVNSLKEPNSICESSRKPSYRSEPSLEPESFRSPTFGKSFHFDPLSSGSRSSSLKSAQGTGFEMGHLQSIRSEGTTSTSYKSLVNQTRNGSLSYDSLLTPSDSPDFESVQAGPEPDPPVGYTSPFLSARIAQQRETDLHGRFAGAVSPKHAPPREPSPVRYDNLSRHIVASIQEREKLLQQPPAPGKDEDAGLADSGIQSTPGSSNAPRTSSSSDDSKRSPLGKNPLTRPAPPRFGKPEPPSVLRARSLGSPDQPAAPHLGKSVSYSSQKPASQASVPETEEVALQPLLAPKDEVQMRTAYSKSNGQPKSLGSAPPGPGQVPLSSPTRGGVKKVSGVGGTTYEISV; from the exons ATGCCCAGGGCTCAGCTTGTACATCTCCCCAGTCATTCCCATCTACAATGCCGTCGTCTTCCTCTTCGTGCTGGCCAACTTCAGTATGGCCACCTTCATGGACCCAGGCATATTCCCGCGAG CTGAGGAGGACGAGGACAAGGAGGACGACTTCCGAGCTCCGCTCTACAAGACGGTGGAGATCAAGGGCATTCAGGTGCGCATGAAATGGTGCGCGACCTGCCGCTTCTACCGGCCGCCGCGCTGCTCCCACTGCAGCGTCTGCGACAACTGTGTGGAG GAGTTTGACCATCACTGCCCCTGGGTCAACAACTGCATCGGGCGGCGCAATTACCGttacttcttcctcttcttgctgtcGCTCACCACGCACATCATGGGGGTGTTTGGCTTCGGCCTGCTCTACGTCCTCTACCAGGTGGAGGAGCTCTCCGGCGTCCGCATGGCGGTCAC TATGGTGGTGATGTGCGTGGCCGGCTTATTCTTCATTCCTGTCGCTGGCCTTACGGGGTTCCACGTGGTGCTCGTGGCGAGGGGCCGTACCACCAACGAACAG GTGACAGGCAAGTTCCGCGGTGGTGTCAACCCCTTCACCAACGGTTGCTGTAAGAATGTCAGCCGGGtcctctgcagctccccagcccccag GTACCTCGGGCGCCCAAAGGCCGAGCAGACGGTGCTGGTGAGACCCCCCTTCTTGCGGCCTGACGTGTCAGATGGTCAGATCACTGTCAAGATCATGGACAACGGTATCCAGACAGAGCTGAAGAGGACAAAG TCCAAAGGAAGCCTGGAGGTGACGGAGAGCCAGTCTGCTGACGCCgaaccaccccccccacctaAGCCAGACCTCAGCCGCTACACGGGCCTGAGGACACACTTAACCCTGGCCACCACCGAGG ACAGCAGCTTGCTAGGCAAGGACAGCCCCCCGACTCCCACCATGTACAAGTACCGGCCCggctacagcagcagcagcagctcggcAGCCTTGCCCCACTCCACCAGCGCCAAG CTGAGCCGAGTGAACAGCTTGAAGGAGCCCAACTCCATCTGCGAGAGCAGCCGCAAGCCCAGCTACCGCTCGGAGCCGAGCCTGGAGCCCGAGAGCTTCCGCTCGCCCACCTTCGGCAAGAGCTTTCACTTCGATCCGCTCTCCAGTGGCTCCCGCTCCTCCAGCCTCAAGTCGGCCCAGGGCACGGGCTTTGAGATGGGCCACCTCCAGTCCATCCGCTCGGAGGGCACCACCTCCACCTCCTACAAGAGCCTGGTGAACCAGACACGCAATGGCAGCCTGTCCTACGACAGCCTGCTCACGCCCTCTGACAGCCCCGACTTCGAGTCGGTGCAGGCGGGCCCAGAGCCCGACCCGCCGGTGGGTTACACCTCGCCCTTCCTCTCGGCCCGCATCGCCCAGCAGAGAGAGACCGACCTGCACGGCCGCTTCGCCGGCGCCGTCTCCCCCAAGCACGCGCCGCCCCGCGAGCCCTCGCCCGTGCGCTATGACAATCTCTCCCGCCACATCGTGGCCTCCATTCAGGAGCgggagaagctgctgcagcagccgccggccccgggcaaAGACGAGGATGCGGGGCTGGCGGACTCGGGCATCCAGTCGACACCGGGCTCCAGCAATGCGCCCCGCACCAGCTCTTCCTCGGACGATTCGAAGCGCTCGCCCCTGGGCAAGAACCCACTCAcccgcccagccccgccccgcTTCGGCAAGCCCGAGCCCCCCAGCGTGCTCCGGGCACGCTCCCTGGGCTCCCCCGACcagcccgccgccccccacctGGGCAAATCCGTGTCTTACAGCAGCCAAAAACCAGCCTCTCAGGCCAGCGTCCCCGAGACGGAGGAGGTGGCCTTGCAGCCCTTACTGGCACCAAA ggacGAGGTGCAGATGAGAACAGCCTACAGCAAGTCCAACGGGCAGCCCAAGAGCCTGGGCtcggcccccccgggcccggggcaGGTGCCCCTCAGCAGCCCCACCCGTGGAGGCGTCAAGAAGGTTTCTGGCGTGGGGGGGACCACCTACGAGATCTCGGTATGA